A window of the Microvirga terrae genome harbors these coding sequences:
- a CDS encoding DUF1254 domain-containing protein — MSRCDHAFGILGFALAIGTSPALAEAPANGTIPVTVDNFTRAETDLYFATPVKQAGGTGKFYHYREPMRIDQQTVVRANRDTLYSAALIDLDAGPVTITLPDAGRRFMSMQVFNQDHYVVGDVVYRPGSYSFDRERAGTRYLMIALRTLVAPEDPKDIEQVHALQDAARLSQAGSGRFEVPAWDPASQKKVRDALLVLASTLPDFKRAFGSKDQVDPVRHLIGTAAAWGGNPDKDATYLNVTPARNDGTTVYKLNVKDVPVDAFWSISVYNADGYFQLNPQKAYSINDLTAKKDGDGAIAVQFGGCDGQIPNCLPIVKGWNYTVRLYRPRPAVLDGSWTFPEALPLP, encoded by the coding sequence ATGTCCAGATGCGACCACGCTTTCGGTATCCTCGGCTTCGCTCTCGCGATCGGAACGTCGCCCGCGCTCGCAGAGGCACCGGCCAACGGGACGATCCCCGTCACGGTCGACAATTTCACCCGTGCGGAGACCGACCTCTACTTCGCCACCCCGGTCAAGCAGGCCGGCGGCACAGGCAAGTTCTACCATTATCGCGAGCCGATGCGGATCGATCAACAGACGGTCGTGCGGGCAAACCGCGACACGCTCTACTCCGCGGCGCTGATCGATCTCGACGCCGGGCCCGTGACGATCACGCTGCCGGATGCAGGCCGACGCTTCATGTCTATGCAGGTCTTCAACCAGGATCACTACGTGGTCGGCGACGTCGTGTATCGCCCCGGCAGCTACAGCTTCGACAGGGAACGGGCCGGCACGCGGTATCTGATGATCGCCTTGCGCACGCTCGTGGCTCCTGAAGATCCAAAGGACATCGAGCAGGTCCATGCGCTGCAGGATGCAGCGAGGCTCAGTCAGGCAGGTTCCGGCCGTTTCGAGGTGCCGGCTTGGGATCCGGCAAGTCAGAAGAAGGTGCGCGACGCTCTGCTGGTGCTCGCCTCAACCCTTCCCGACTTCAAGCGGGCGTTCGGCAGCAAGGATCAGGTGGACCCGGTCCGGCACCTGATCGGCACGGCGGCAGCGTGGGGCGGAAATCCCGACAAGGACGCGACCTATCTCAACGTCACGCCCGCCAGGAACGACGGCACGACAGTCTACAAGCTGAACGTGAAGGATGTTCCAGTCGACGCCTTCTGGTCGATCAGCGTCTACAACGCGGACGGGTACTTCCAGCTCAATCCGCAGAAGGCCTACTCGATCAACGACCTGACCGCAAAGAAGGATGGCGATGGCGCAATCGCCGTCCAGTTCGGGGGTTGCGACGGCCAGATCCCGAACTGTCTGCCGATCGTGAAGGGCTGGAACTACACGGTCCGCCTCTACCGCCCGCGCCCCGCGGTGCTTGACGGCTCATGGACGTTTCCGGAAGCCCTGCCGCTCCCTTGA
- the aqpZ gene encoding aquaporin Z, producing the protein MDLHNTQNIHRCVAEGIGTFWLTFAGCGSAVIAAGFPDVGIGLLGVSLAFGLSVLTMAYAIGHISGCHLNPAVTIGLAAGGRFPRQDILPYVVSQVIGAVVAAATLYAIATGSPTFDLAKGFAANGYGAHSPGQYSLLSGLIAEVVLTMMFLFIIMGATHGKAPVGFAPIAIGLGLTLIHLVGIPITNTSVNPARSTGPALFVGGWALAQLWMFWVAPLIGGALGGILYRWLSEEPSAQVTGITPAEPAE; encoded by the coding sequence ATGGATCTACACAACACTCAGAACATCCACCGCTGCGTCGCCGAGGGCATCGGCACCTTCTGGCTCACCTTCGCGGGCTGCGGCAGTGCCGTCATTGCGGCCGGCTTCCCCGACGTGGGCATCGGACTGCTCGGCGTCTCCTTGGCCTTTGGTCTGTCGGTGCTGACCATGGCTTACGCCATCGGCCATATCTCCGGCTGCCACCTCAACCCGGCGGTGACCATCGGCCTGGCGGCAGGCGGGCGCTTCCCGAGGCAGGACATCCTGCCCTACGTCGTCTCGCAGGTGATCGGCGCGGTAGTCGCCGCGGCAACGCTCTACGCCATCGCCACCGGTTCCCCCACCTTCGACCTCGCCAAGGGCTTTGCCGCCAACGGCTACGGTGCCCATTCGCCCGGCCAATACAGCCTGCTCTCCGGCCTCATCGCCGAGGTGGTGCTGACGATGATGTTCCTGTTCATCATCATGGGCGCCACCCATGGCAAGGCACCCGTCGGCTTCGCGCCCATCGCCATCGGCCTGGGCCTCACCCTGATCCACCTCGTAGGCATCCCGATCACCAACACCTCAGTCAACCCGGCCCGCAGCACCGGCCCGGCTCTGTTCGTCGGCGGCTGGGCCCTGGCGCAGCTCTGGATGTTCTGGGTTGCGCCGCTGATCGGCGGAGCGCTCGGCGGGATCCTCTACCGCTGGCTCAGCGAGGAGCCGTCCGCCCAGGTCACCGGCATCACTCCCGCCGAACCGGCGGAGTAG
- a CDS encoding DUF72 domain-containing protein has protein sequence MTRRSCSDHSAGTVRIGTASWSIPKVHAVLFPAKGSHLERYGAVFNAVEINSSFYRPHRRATYERWAASVPEDFRFAVKVPKAITHERRLRGVGDLLDRFLSEADGLGPKLGPLLVQMPPSLRFQPDITDHFLRDLRSRTEGGVVCEPRHGSWFTREVESLLVELRIARVAADPAPVVGADEPGGWRGLSYYRLHGSPRIYYSAYNAEYREALAKVLTSDAAAGAQTWCIFDNTAAGAATDDAVKTRRLVQAG, from the coding sequence GTGACCCGCCGTTCCTGCAGCGACCACAGCGCCGGCACAGTGAGGATCGGCACCGCGTCCTGGAGCATTCCGAAGGTGCATGCAGTTCTTTTCCCGGCGAAGGGATCCCACCTGGAGCGCTATGGCGCCGTCTTCAATGCGGTAGAGATCAACTCCTCGTTCTATCGCCCGCATCGGCGAGCCACCTATGAGCGCTGGGCAGCGTCGGTGCCGGAGGACTTCCGCTTCGCCGTGAAGGTCCCGAAGGCCATCACCCACGAGCGCCGCCTGAGGGGCGTGGGCGACCTGCTGGATCGGTTTCTGTCAGAGGCTGACGGCCTTGGACCCAAGCTTGGTCCGCTGCTGGTTCAGATGCCCCCGAGCCTGAGGTTCCAGCCAGATATCACAGACCATTTTTTGCGGGACTTGAGGAGCCGGACCGAGGGTGGCGTCGTCTGCGAGCCGCGACATGGCTCCTGGTTCACACGGGAGGTCGAGTCTCTGCTTGTCGAGCTTCGGATCGCCCGCGTGGCGGCCGACCCAGCACCGGTTGTCGGCGCCGACGAGCCCGGCGGATGGCGTGGGCTGTCGTACTATCGCCTCCATGGCTCGCCGCGCATCTACTACTCGGCCTACAACGCGGAGTATCGTGAAGCCCTTGCGAAGGTGCTGACGAGTGATGCCGCCGCGGGCGCTCAAACCTGGTGCATCTTCGACAACACAGCGGCCGGCGCGGCGACCGATGATGCCGTAAAGACGAGGAGGCTGGTGCAAGCCGGCTAA
- a CDS encoding YidH family protein: MSVIRTSLSLISFGFTIYQVFEKLREAGTIAHAAAPRNFGVALVLLGIAMLVTGIVYHVQFMVGLRQERKVMTEYGLIHGESHFPVSLTLITAIVLLIIGVAAVISMLFQVGPFG; this comes from the coding sequence ATGTCCGTGATCCGCACCTCGCTGTCGCTGATCAGCTTCGGCTTCACGATCTATCAGGTCTTCGAGAAACTTCGAGAGGCGGGAACGATTGCGCATGCCGCCGCTCCTCGCAACTTCGGGGTTGCACTCGTGCTTCTCGGCATTGCGATGCTCGTCACTGGCATCGTCTATCATGTGCAGTTCATGGTCGGTCTCCGCCAAGAACGCAAGGTGATGACCGAGTATGGCCTTATTCACGGCGAGAGCCACTTTCCTGTTTCTCTGACGCTAATCACCGCCATCGTTCTGCTCATCATAGGCGTGGCCGCCGTCATCAGCATGCTTTTCCAGGTCGGGCCATTCGGTTGA
- a CDS encoding DUF1254 domain-containing protein, with protein sequence MKRALLATLTFLALAAPASAQGFSPQELEQRAVERRAVEAAIWGMPAVNYDLMLQEMLTKTPGKVNQVVYWGRPPDWRNQTLTPNPDTLYFMAFFDTREGPIVIDVPPANGGSLNGNIVTAWQMPLEDAGLLGVDKGAGAKFAVLPPGYSGPTPEGFVALRSDTYSGYGLLRVNLPSQSIADVANSIEYGRRIKVYPLSQAANPPPTVFTDAKDILFDSTIRFDSTFFDHLNRVVQSEPWIARDKAMIDQLRALGIEKGKPFKPSPEMRIMLDAAAVEAKAYLEAKYEAGWPSFYEQTYWRPAAIPELARALSANFAESDAYPTDARGMIYTLGYVGIKRLGTGQFYLLTIKDKNGEPFDGAQTYKLTVPPNAPVDQYWSVTVYDRQTHGLVRNMDRGSRASNAAEVRKNTDGSVDVYFGPRAPAGKETNWVPTDPNRDFELMFRAYAPKKEFFDKAWKLPDVEKVAIQ encoded by the coding sequence ATGAAAAGAGCACTTCTTGCGACACTTACATTCCTGGCTCTTGCGGCGCCCGCATCTGCCCAGGGTTTCTCCCCGCAGGAGCTCGAGCAGCGCGCGGTCGAACGCCGCGCTGTCGAGGCGGCAATCTGGGGAATGCCGGCGGTCAACTACGACCTGATGCTACAGGAGATGCTTACCAAAACGCCGGGCAAGGTGAACCAAGTGGTGTATTGGGGCCGTCCGCCCGATTGGCGCAACCAGACGCTCACGCCCAATCCCGACACCCTCTACTTCATGGCATTTTTCGATACGCGCGAAGGGCCCATTGTCATCGACGTGCCGCCGGCAAACGGCGGGTCGCTCAACGGGAACATCGTCACGGCCTGGCAGATGCCGCTCGAAGATGCGGGGCTGCTGGGGGTCGACAAGGGTGCAGGCGCCAAGTTCGCGGTCCTGCCGCCGGGCTATTCGGGCCCCACACCTGAAGGGTTCGTGGCGCTGCGCTCGGACACGTATTCAGGCTACGGGCTGCTGCGGGTGAATCTTCCAAGCCAGAGCATTGCCGATGTGGCCAACTCCATCGAGTACGGCAGGAGGATCAAGGTGTATCCGCTTTCGCAAGCGGCCAATCCGCCGCCTACCGTCTTCACCGACGCAAAGGATATCCTGTTCGACTCCACGATTCGCTTCGACTCCACCTTCTTCGATCACCTCAACCGTGTGGTGCAGAGCGAGCCGTGGATCGCCCGTGACAAGGCAATGATCGATCAGCTCCGCGCGCTCGGCATCGAGAAGGGCAAGCCCTTCAAGCCCAGCCCGGAGATGCGCATCATGCTCGACGCCGCCGCCGTGGAGGCGAAGGCTTATCTTGAGGCGAAGTATGAGGCGGGATGGCCATCGTTCTATGAGCAGACCTATTGGCGTCCTGCCGCCATTCCGGAGCTCGCCAGGGCCCTGTCGGCGAACTTTGCCGAGTCGGACGCCTATCCGACCGATGCGCGAGGCATGATCTACACGTTGGGCTATGTCGGCATCAAACGCCTTGGCACCGGCCAGTTCTACCTTCTCACGATCAAGGACAAGAATGGGGAGCCCTTCGACGGCGCGCAGACATACAAGCTGACCGTGCCTCCGAACGCACCAGTCGACCAGTACTGGTCCGTGACCGTCTACGACAGGCAGACCCACGGGCTGGTGAGGAACATGGACCGCGGCAGTCGGGCATCGAACGCCGCCGAGGTACGGAAGAATACCGACGGCTCTGTCGACGTGTATTTCGGGCCGAGGGCGCCGGCCGGCAAAGAGACGAACTGGGTGCCGACAGATCCGAACCGCGACTTCGAGCTGATGTTCCGCGCCTACGCGCCGAAGAAGGAGTTCTTCGACAAGGCCTGGAAGCTGCCGGACGTCGAGAAGGTCGCGATCCAATGA
- a CDS encoding formylglycine-generating enzyme family protein: MTSTAFDPAPAVRSLQDPANQDMTWIAGGTFRMGSDRHYPEEAPAHRVTVDGFWIDRTPVTNRQFREFIRATGHVTMAERKPDPQDYPGALPHMLKAGSLVFKSPKGPVDLRDWSQWWKFRFGANWRHPAGPGSSIAGLDDHPVVHVAYEDATAYARWAGKDLPTEAEWEFAARGGLDGAEFAWGDEFTPAGRHMANTWQGAFPAQNLASDGYERTSPVTAFPPNGYGLYDMVGNVWEWTRDWYTPKHPNDAPKACCIPENPRGGREDESYDPCQPEIRIPRKVLKGGSHLCAPNYCRRYRPAARHAQPVDTSSSHIGFRCVARDKGAT; encoded by the coding sequence ATGACTTCTACGGCTTTCGATCCTGCTCCTGCGGTCCGGTCTCTGCAGGATCCCGCCAATCAGGACATGACCTGGATCGCCGGCGGCACGTTCCGGATGGGATCGGACCGGCACTATCCCGAGGAGGCTCCGGCTCACCGGGTCACCGTCGACGGCTTCTGGATCGACCGGACGCCGGTCACCAACCGGCAGTTCCGGGAATTCATCCGCGCCACCGGCCATGTGACCATGGCCGAGCGCAAGCCCGATCCGCAGGACTATCCAGGCGCCCTCCCCCACATGCTCAAGGCCGGGTCGCTGGTGTTCAAGTCACCAAAGGGGCCTGTCGACCTGCGGGACTGGAGCCAGTGGTGGAAGTTCCGCTTCGGGGCCAACTGGCGCCATCCGGCTGGTCCTGGGTCATCCATCGCCGGTCTCGACGACCACCCCGTCGTGCATGTGGCCTATGAGGACGCTACGGCCTATGCGCGCTGGGCCGGCAAGGACCTGCCGACGGAGGCCGAATGGGAATTCGCCGCGCGCGGTGGTCTCGACGGAGCCGAGTTCGCTTGGGGCGACGAGTTCACACCGGCCGGCCGGCATATGGCCAATACATGGCAGGGCGCCTTCCCGGCGCAGAACCTGGCAAGCGACGGCTACGAGCGGACTTCGCCCGTCACGGCCTTCCCGCCGAACGGCTATGGACTCTACGACATGGTCGGAAATGTCTGGGAGTGGACGAGAGACTGGTACACGCCCAAGCACCCCAATGATGCACCGAAGGCCTGCTGCATCCCCGAAAACCCGCGCGGCGGCCGTGAGGACGAAAGCTACGACCCCTGCCAGCCCGAGATCCGCATTCCGCGCAAGGTGCTGAAAGGCGGATCCCACCTCTGCGCGCCCAATTACTGCCGCCGCTACCGCCCGGCAGCACGGCATGCGCAGCCCGTCGACACCTCGTCCAGCCATATCGGTTTCCGGTGCGTGGCGCGAGACAAGGGGGCGACGTGA
- a CDS encoding arylsulfatase, which produces MTKKPFKGVMKLDVRDSTPDWEPFTPNKAPAGSPNVLVVLYDDTGLAAWSPFGGGINMPTLQRLADRGLMYSQWHTTALCSPTRSTFLTGRNHHLNGCSCITEAAQGFPGWSGRIPDECATIGQVLQDAGWSTFWLGKNHNVPEQDVASGASRSQWPLSKGFDRYYGFLGGETNQWFPDLAEDNRFIDQPYMPEEGYHLSKDLADQALQMIRDQKASSPSKPWYMWFCPGANHAPHHAPKEYIEKYKGKFDSGYEAYREWVLPRMIEKGLLPKDTKLTPINPLPEGVADPADGVRPWDTLNADEKRLFSRMAEVFAGFSEYTDAQVGRIIDYLEQSGQLDNTLVLYCADNGTSGEGSPNGSVNENKFFNNYPDELAENMKYLDVLGSPETYGHFPTGWAVAFSTPFQMFKRYSEYSGGTCCPLVISWPKGIKARGEVRNQYHHSTDIVPTILDVCGLEMPKVYRGVEQYPLSGVSMRYTFDAEPDGKTRKERQYYAMFGTRGIWEDGWKASSLHAPFAGKGRYEQDQWQLYHVDVDRSESTDLAQQHPDRLQALIKVWHNEADKNFVLPLEDRSPAEILGVERPAEEAPRERYIYYPGTSPVPEGVAVNVRGRSYKILADVEITDPDCSGVIFAHGSRFGGHALFIKDRKLHYVYNFLGIKPEQKLVSGELKPGKYTLGMEFIREKAGPHGESLGKATLYVNENIVAQGGMRTQLGKFTLSGDGLCIGRDSGDAVSEAYTAPGAFTGGTILFVAVTVEAAQYLDLEKLAAAALAVD; this is translated from the coding sequence ATGACCAAGAAGCCGTTTAAAGGCGTTATGAAGCTCGATGTCCGCGACTCCACGCCGGACTGGGAGCCGTTTACGCCAAACAAGGCACCGGCGGGATCACCGAACGTACTCGTCGTCTTGTACGACGACACCGGCCTTGCGGCATGGTCGCCGTTCGGCGGCGGCATCAACATGCCGACATTGCAGAGACTCGCCGACCGAGGACTGATGTACTCGCAGTGGCATACGACGGCGCTGTGCTCGCCAACCCGCTCGACCTTCCTGACCGGCCGCAATCACCATCTCAATGGCTGCTCCTGCATCACCGAAGCAGCGCAGGGCTTCCCCGGTTGGAGCGGCCGCATCCCTGACGAATGCGCCACCATCGGGCAGGTGCTTCAGGACGCCGGCTGGAGCACCTTCTGGCTCGGCAAGAACCACAACGTTCCCGAGCAGGACGTCGCCTCGGGAGCCAGCCGCTCGCAATGGCCGCTGAGCAAGGGTTTCGACCGCTACTACGGCTTCCTCGGCGGCGAGACCAACCAATGGTTCCCCGATCTCGCCGAGGACAACAGGTTCATCGACCAGCCCTATATGCCTGAAGAAGGCTACCACCTGTCGAAGGACCTGGCCGATCAGGCCCTCCAGATGATCCGCGACCAGAAGGCCAGCAGCCCCTCGAAGCCCTGGTACATGTGGTTCTGCCCGGGCGCGAACCATGCCCCGCATCATGCGCCCAAGGAATACATCGAGAAGTATAAGGGCAAGTTCGATTCAGGATACGAAGCGTACCGCGAATGGGTGCTGCCCCGCATGATCGAAAAGGGCCTGCTGCCGAAGGACACCAAGCTCACCCCGATCAACCCGCTGCCGGAGGGCGTGGCTGACCCGGCCGATGGAGTCCGTCCCTGGGACACGCTGAACGCGGACGAGAAGCGGCTGTTCTCCCGCATGGCCGAGGTTTTCGCCGGCTTCTCCGAGTACACCGACGCTCAGGTCGGCCGCATCATCGACTACCTTGAACAGAGCGGCCAACTCGACAATACGCTGGTGCTCTACTGCGCTGACAACGGCACCTCGGGAGAGGGCAGCCCGAACGGCTCGGTGAACGAGAACAAGTTCTTCAACAACTATCCGGACGAGCTCGCTGAGAACATGAAGTATCTCGACGTCCTCGGCAGCCCGGAAACCTACGGTCACTTCCCGACCGGCTGGGCGGTGGCATTCTCGACTCCGTTCCAAATGTTCAAGCGCTATTCGGAATATTCCGGCGGCACCTGCTGCCCGCTGGTGATCTCCTGGCCGAAGGGAATCAAGGCCCGGGGCGAGGTACGCAACCAGTATCACCACTCGACCGACATCGTACCGACAATCCTCGACGTCTGCGGGCTGGAGATGCCCAAGGTCTACCGGGGCGTCGAGCAGTACCCCCTGTCCGGCGTCTCAATGCGATATACGTTCGACGCCGAACCGGACGGCAAGACGAGGAAGGAGCGGCAATACTACGCCATGTTCGGCACGCGAGGCATCTGGGAGGATGGCTGGAAGGCATCTTCGCTGCATGCTCCGTTCGCCGGCAAGGGGCGGTACGAGCAGGATCAGTGGCAGCTCTACCACGTCGACGTTGACCGCTCCGAGTCGACGGACCTTGCCCAGCAGCATCCGGACAGGCTCCAGGCGCTGATTAAGGTCTGGCACAACGAAGCCGACAAGAACTTCGTCCTGCCGCTGGAAGACAGGAGTCCGGCGGAGATCCTGGGCGTGGAGCGACCTGCCGAGGAGGCGCCGCGCGAGCGGTACATCTACTATCCCGGCACGTCACCTGTGCCCGAGGGCGTCGCGGTCAACGTGCGCGGGCGCTCTTACAAGATCCTGGCCGATGTCGAGATCACCGACCCCGACTGCTCAGGCGTGATCTTCGCCCACGGGTCACGGTTCGGCGGCCATGCGCTCTTCATCAAGGACCGCAAGCTGCACTACGTCTACAACTTCCTCGGCATCAAGCCGGAGCAAAAGCTCGTCTCGGGCGAGCTCAAGCCCGGGAAGTACACGCTGGGCATGGAGTTCATCCGGGAGAAAGCCGGCCCGCACGGTGAGTCGCTCGGCAAGGCGACCCTTTACGTGAACGAGAACATCGTCGCACAGGGCGGGATGCGCACGCAGCTCGGCAAGTTCACGCTGAGCGGCGACGGCCTGTGCATCGGGCGCGACAGCGGCGACGCCGTCAGCGAAGCGTACACGGCGCCGGGAGCCTTCACGGGCGGGACGATCCTCTTCGTCGCCGTCACGGTCGAGGCGGCACAATACCTCGATCTTGAGAAGCTGGCCGCCGCGGCCCTTGCCGTCGACTGA